One window of Cherax quadricarinatus isolate ZL_2023a chromosome 18, ASM3850222v1, whole genome shotgun sequence genomic DNA carries:
- the LOC128689346 gene encoding ankyrin repeat domain-containing protein 1 isoform X4, translated as MGSDYSTPQICRCSASGDLPYEVHDAARNGYLTKVSNYLKTNDNVNAMYSGKTMLHTACENGRFNVVEKLLSHRNICMNLRTNNKNVDTALILASRNGHLDCVKALLPAKTQCPLDIESKNSYGNKALDDALVYKREEVVFLLMATTKKFSTSSCN; from the exons ATGGGCTCCGACTAT TCAACACCACAAATATGTCGATGCAGTGCAAGTGGTGACCTGCCTTAT GAAGTACACGACGCTGCCAGAAATGGTTACCTCACTAAAGTATCAAACTACTTGAAAACCAATGACAACGTGAACGCGATGTACAGCGGCAAGACGATGCTACACACAGCATGTGAAAACGGCCGGTTTAATGTAGTAGAAAAGCTGTTAAGTCATCGAAACATCTGCATGAACCTGCGTACGAATAACAAGAATGTGGACACTGCTCTTATACTGGCATCAAGAAATGGTCACCTAGACTGTGTTAAAGCTCTCCTCCCAGCAAAAACCCAG TGCCCACTGGATATAGAGAGTAAAAATAGTTATGGAAATAAAGCTCTTGATGACGCTTTAGTGTATAAAAGAGAAGAGGTTGTTTTCCTACTCATGGCtactaccaag
- the LOC128689346 gene encoding uncharacterized protein isoform X3, translating to MGSDYSTPQICRCSASGDLPYEVHDAARNGYLTKVSNYLKTNDNVNAMYSGKTMLHTACENGRFNVVEKLLSHRNICMNLRTNNKNVDTALILASRNGHLDCVKALLPAKTQCPLDIESKNSYGNKALDDALVYKREEVVFLLMATTKKFSTSSFN from the exons ATGGGCTCCGACTAT TCAACACCACAAATATGTCGATGCAGTGCAAGTGGTGACCTGCCTTAT GAAGTACACGACGCTGCCAGAAATGGTTACCTCACTAAAGTATCAAACTACTTGAAAACCAATGACAACGTGAACGCGATGTACAGCGGCAAGACGATGCTACACACAGCATGTGAAAACGGCCGGTTTAATGTAGTAGAAAAGCTGTTAAGTCATCGAAACATCTGCATGAACCTGCGTACGAATAACAAGAATGTGGACACTGCTCTTATACTGGCATCAAGAAATGGTCACCTAGACTGTGTTAAAGCTCTCCTCCCAGCAAAAACCCAG TGCCCACTGGATATAGAGAGTAAAAATAGTTATGGAAATAAAGCTCTTGATGACGCTTTAGTGTATAAAAGAGAAGAGGTTGTTTTCCTACTCATGGCtactaccaag
- the Zmynd10 gene encoding zinc finger MYND domain-containing protein 10 produces MAHGQTSVLQHFEIDHYVEKLECMGIEDILSTRWAVCGCRLVQLGVQAALEATHGTHDYVQHSITLQNKGLTVVWHLLTAEAWRLHLLPHLVNHPHLTPTSSLPFVAVLHTEAAALGLLENLVFHEDSAAALEGLTLDVIDYCVRQLNRLVVHAHNHPEQPLLYQPQDAWPTATPTMNRKTKTEVGGGDDGGNEENQKSVVMEVSSEERRVGLALGCRAAGVIHLLASCRQRLPLCATTRLLQTHDVPQLLASLLYLAPWRAQLGSRLYVFQEGQWVEQQGEAPALTPTECQLWAALHTLLMDQETLAMYEVSSGRRAALLKLRGRLNAAALAQVPSLESLSRWLATLALTAPQQARPPPLVTTVSQLGAGVAGVWEDRWEELAAVLEPRFLTPTPEALNILAKNLAAAWDLDALEALLPDNPVCALCGEPAGRRCSRCRAHWYCRRECQVKHWPDHKKLCDLLASDLTAKKSTFIE; encoded by the exons ATGGCGCACGGCCAGACAAGTGTGCTGCAGCACTTTGAAATTGATCATTATGTGGAGAAATTAGAGTGCATGGGTATAGAAGATATACTTTCAACAAG GTGGGCGGTATGCGGGTGTCGGCTGGTGCAGTTGGGCGTGCAGGCAGCTCTGGAGGCCACCCACGGCACCCATGACTACGTTCAGCACTCTATCACCCTTCAGAACAAG GGACTGACGGTGGTGTGGCACCTACTGACAGCTGAGGCCTGGAGACtgcacctactgcctcacctagtgaaccaccctcacctcacacctaCCTCATCTCTGCCCTTCGTAGCAGTG CTGCACACGGAGGCGGCGGCACTGGGTCTACTGGAGAACCTGGTCTTCCACGAGGACTCAGCTGCAGCCCTGGAGGGCCTCACCCTCGATGTGATCGACTACTGTGTGAGACAACTTAACCGTCTGGTGGTCCATGCTCACAACCACCCAGAGCAACCACTCCTTTATCAACCTCAGGATGCGTGGCCCACCGCCACCCCTACAATGAAta GAAAGACGAAGACTGAGGTAGGAGGAGGTGATGACGGAGGGAATGAGGAGAACCAAAaaagtgtagtgatggaagtgTCCTCAGAGGAGCGTCGTGTAGGCCTGGCTCTGGGGTGTAGAGCAGCTGGTGTCATCCACCTGTTGGCCAGCTGTCGTCAGCGCCTTCCGTTGTGTGCTACCACCCGCCTGCTGCAAACACACGACGTACCACAGCTTTTGGCCTCCCTGCTATACCTGGCACCCTGGAGGGCGCAGCTTGGCAGCCGCCTGTATGTGTTTCAGGAGGGCCAGTGGGTGGAGCAGCAGGGAGAAGCTCCCGCCCTCACACCCACAGAATGCCAGCTGTGGGCGGCGCTTCACACTCTTCTGATGGATCAGGAGACACTTGCCATGTACGAGGTGAGCAGCGGCAGGAGGGCGGCTCTTCTCAAGCTGCGTGGTCGACTGAATGCTGCTGCCCTGGCTCAAGTGCCATCACTGGAGTCTCTCTCACGCTGGCTGGCCACCCTGGCACTCACAGCCCCCCAGCAGGCACGACCTCCGCCCCTCGTCACCACAGTCTCACAG CTGGGTGCGGGCGTGGCAGGCGTGTGGGAGGACCGCTGGGAGGAGCTGGCGGCTGTGCTGGAGCCTAGGTTCCTCACGCCCACGCCTGAAGCCTTGAATATCCTCGCCAAGAATCTGGCCGCGGCCTGGGACCTAGACGCTCTGGAGGCTCTCCTGCCAGACAACCCCGTCTGCGCCCTCTGCGGTGAACCAGCTGGCCGCAGGTGCTCCAGGTGTCGCGCTCACTGGTACTGTCGCAG GGAGTGTCAGGTCAAGCACTGGCCCGACCACAAGAAGCTCTGTGACCTTTTGGCCTCCGACCTCACAGCAAAGAAAAGCACTTTCATAGAGTAG
- the LOC128689346 gene encoding uncharacterized protein isoform X2, which translates to MGSDYSTPQICRCSASGDLPYEVHDAARNGYLTKVSNYLKTNDNVNAMYSGKTMLHTACENGRFNVVEKLLSHRNICMNLRTNNKNVDTALILASRNGHLDCVKALLPAKTQCPLDIESKNSYGNKALDDALVYKREEVVFLLMATTKRYDNSKVVGSTSSSTS; encoded by the exons ATGGGCTCCGACTAT TCAACACCACAAATATGTCGATGCAGTGCAAGTGGTGACCTGCCTTAT GAAGTACACGACGCTGCCAGAAATGGTTACCTCACTAAAGTATCAAACTACTTGAAAACCAATGACAACGTGAACGCGATGTACAGCGGCAAGACGATGCTACACACAGCATGTGAAAACGGCCGGTTTAATGTAGTAGAAAAGCTGTTAAGTCATCGAAACATCTGCATGAACCTGCGTACGAATAACAAGAATGTGGACACTGCTCTTATACTGGCATCAAGAAATGGTCACCTAGACTGTGTTAAAGCTCTCCTCCCAGCAAAAACCCAG TGCCCACTGGATATAGAGAGTAAAAATAGTTATGGAAATAAAGCTCTTGATGACGCTTTAGTGTATAAAAGAGAAGAGGTTGTTTTCCTACTCATGGCtactaccaag AGATATGATAACTCTAAAGTAGTTGGCAGTACTTCTAGCTCTACGTCGTGA